A DNA window from Methylocystis heyeri contains the following coding sequences:
- the purF gene encoding amidophosphoribosyltransferase, producing the protein MFGIFDHQDAAVYTALGLHSLQHRGQEAAGIVSFDGKRFHAERRLGLVGDHFSKESTIKRLPGSAAIGHVRYATTGETILRNVQPLFAELNTGGFAVGHNGNLTNALSLRKELIEAGAIFQSTSDTEVILHLVARSRKEKMIDRFIEALQRIEGAYALVVMTNHKLIGARDPLGIRPLVLGELEGKYILASETCALDILGARFVRDVENGEIVVISDEGLQSIKPFPKQAMRPCIFEYIYFARPDSIVHGRPVYEVRKAMGAQLARERRIEADVVVPVPDSGVPAALGYSRTAGIPFELGIIRNHYVGRTFIQPTQSVREIGVRLKHSANRSVVEGKRVILIDDSIVRGTTSVKIVQMMRDAGATEVHFLISSPPITNPDYYGIDTPQKEKLLAATHSLEEMRQWIGSDSLAFLSVDGIYRAMGEPGRNNLQPQFTDHCFTGDYPTPLTDLMAENRAQLSLLAEAS; encoded by the coding sequence GTGTTCGGGATATTCGACCATCAGGACGCCGCCGTCTACACGGCGCTCGGCCTGCACTCGCTTCAGCATCGGGGACAGGAGGCCGCCGGCATCGTCTCCTTCGACGGCAAGAGGTTCCATGCCGAACGCCGCCTCGGTCTGGTCGGGGATCATTTCTCCAAGGAAAGCACGATCAAGCGCCTTCCCGGCTCCGCAGCGATCGGCCATGTCCGTTACGCCACCACCGGCGAAACCATCCTGCGCAACGTGCAGCCGCTGTTCGCCGAGCTGAACACCGGCGGCTTCGCGGTCGGGCACAACGGCAATCTGACCAATGCCCTGAGCTTGAGAAAAGAGCTGATCGAAGCCGGCGCCATCTTTCAGTCGACCTCCGACACCGAAGTCATCCTTCATCTCGTCGCGCGCAGCCGCAAGGAGAAGATGATCGACCGCTTCATCGAAGCGCTGCAGCGGATCGAAGGCGCCTACGCCCTGGTGGTGATGACCAACCACAAGCTGATCGGCGCCCGCGATCCTCTGGGAATCCGCCCGCTCGTGCTTGGCGAACTCGAAGGCAAATATATTTTGGCCTCGGAGACCTGCGCCCTGGACATTCTCGGCGCCCGTTTCGTGCGCGACGTCGAAAACGGCGAGATCGTGGTGATTTCGGACGAGGGGCTGCAGAGCATAAAGCCTTTCCCGAAACAGGCCATGCGGCCCTGCATCTTCGAATATATCTATTTCGCCCGCCCCGATTCGATCGTGCATGGCCGCCCGGTCTACGAAGTGCGCAAGGCCATGGGCGCGCAGCTGGCGCGAGAACGCAGAATCGAAGCCGATGTGGTCGTGCCGGTGCCGGATTCGGGAGTGCCTGCGGCGCTCGGCTATTCCCGGACGGCGGGAATACCTTTCGAGCTCGGCATCATCCGCAACCATTATGTCGGCCGCACCTTCATCCAGCCCACGCAGTCGGTGCGCGAAATCGGCGTACGCCTGAAACACAGCGCGAACCGCTCGGTGGTCGAAGGCAAGCGGGTCATATTGATCGACGATTCGATCGTGCGCGGCACCACTTCGGTCAAGATCGTGCAGATGATGCGCGACGCCGGCGCCACCGAGGTCCACTTCCTGATCTCCTCGCCGCCGATCACCAATCCCGATTATTACGGCATCGACACGCCGCAAAAGGAAAAACTGCTCGCCGCGACCCATAGTCTCGAAGAAATGCGCCAGTGGATCGGCAGCGATTCGCTCGCCTTTCTCTCGGTCGACGGCATTTACCGCGCGATGGGCGAGCCCGGCCGCAACAATCTGCAGCCGCAATTCACCGATCATTGCTTCACCGGCGACTATCCCACGCCCCTCACCGACCTGATGGCCGAGAACCGGGCGCAATTGTCGCTGTTGGCCGAGGCGAGTTGA
- a CDS encoding SDR family NAD(P)-dependent oxidoreductase, with the protein MTTSQRIALVTGASRGIGRAFALALARQGVHVVALARTQGALEELDDEIGAFGGQATLVPCDLADHDALDRLGGALFERYGRLDILVGNGGILGPLTPLAHVSPKEWDKVVSVNVTANWRLIRAFDPLLRASEHGRVVFITSGAAHRAEMKPYWGPYAISKAALEAMARTYAAEARTTPSLTVMLANPGPLRTRMRALAMPGEDPSSVRPPEEFAEKLLPLCAPEWRESGKLYDFPSDRLLEFCGPA; encoded by the coding sequence ATGACCACATCGCAAAGAATCGCACTCGTCACCGGAGCGTCCCGCGGCATTGGGCGCGCCTTTGCCCTCGCCCTCGCGCGCCAGGGCGTTCATGTCGTGGCGCTGGCGCGAACCCAGGGCGCACTCGAAGAACTCGACGACGAAATCGGCGCCTTCGGCGGCCAGGCTACGCTGGTCCCTTGCGACCTCGCCGATCACGACGCGCTGGACAGGCTGGGCGGGGCCCTGTTCGAACGATATGGCCGGCTCGATATTCTGGTCGGAAACGGGGGCATCCTGGGCCCGCTCACGCCGCTCGCCCATGTTTCTCCAAAGGAATGGGACAAGGTCGTTTCGGTCAATGTCACCGCCAACTGGCGGCTCATCCGCGCTTTCGATCCGCTTCTGCGCGCCTCGGAGCATGGCCGCGTGGTTTTCATCACTTCCGGGGCCGCGCATCGGGCTGAGATGAAACCCTATTGGGGGCCCTATGCGATCTCCAAAGCCGCGCTGGAAGCGATGGCCCGCACCTATGCCGCGGAAGCGCGAACCACCCCTTCCCTCACCGTAATGCTCGCCAATCCGGGGCCGCTGCGCACGCGGATGCGCGCTCTGGCCATGCCGGGGGAAGACCCGTCTTCGGTGAGGCCGCCGGAGGAATTTGCCGAGAAGCTCCTGCCGCTGTGCGCGCCGGAGTGGCGCGAAAGCGGCAAGCTCTATGATTTCCCCAGCGATCGCCTGCTGGAGTTTTGCGGCCCGGCTTAA
- a CDS encoding DUF992 domain-containing protein, giving the protein MRVDLAIAGQFLRGALLVAALAPAAASAGGRTGVLQCRLSGNNVSILVENQDIDCLYQDNDGLPPAHYIGKLTKVGANVTVNGPGEVAWGVAAATSIGPGALAGAYAGPSATAKIGVGGGGALLVGGSSNTFSLQPIEIEAGTGLGFTAGVESLTLAYVPYAPEPTFTHPVKRRKLRHAKG; this is encoded by the coding sequence ATGCGTGTTGATTTGGCGATCGCAGGACAATTTCTGCGCGGGGCCTTGCTGGTCGCGGCTTTGGCGCCCGCGGCTGCTTCCGCCGGCGGGCGGACCGGCGTGCTGCAATGCCGGCTTTCGGGGAACAATGTCTCGATTCTCGTCGAAAACCAGGACATCGACTGCCTCTACCAGGACAATGACGGCCTTCCTCCGGCGCACTATATCGGCAAGCTGACCAAGGTCGGCGCCAATGTGACCGTGAACGGGCCAGGGGAAGTCGCCTGGGGCGTGGCGGCGGCCACAAGCATCGGGCCCGGCGCCTTGGCGGGCGCCTATGCCGGTCCGAGCGCGACGGCCAAAATAGGCGTCGGCGGAGGGGGCGCGCTGCTCGTCGGCGGCTCCAGCAACACGTTTTCGCTGCAACCGATCGAGATCGAGGCGGGAACCGGACTCGGCTTCACCGCCGGCGTCGAAAGCCTGACCCTGGCTTATGTGCCCTATGCGCCGGAGCCGACGTTCACGCATCCGGTCAAGCGCCGCAAGCTGCGCCACGCCAAGGGGTGA
- a CDS encoding homoserine dehydrogenase, with protein MSETLRVGIAGVGTVGAAVARLLARQSEALASRTGRKIIVTAFSARDPGKERDADLSGCQFFTDPSALAASPAIDLFVELIGGAEGPARASVETALTHGKSVVTANKALLAAHGVELAALAEQKHAALAFEASVAGGIPIVKTLREGLAGNSIRRVYGILNGTCNYILSRMEREGLSFEQCLSEAQKLGYAEADPTFDIGGFDTAHKLSILASLAFGVKIEPDAIDIEGIERVTLADIEAAAELGFRIKLLGVAQRTADGVEQRVHPTMVRKSTPIAEVMGVLNAVTIDADAVNELTLVGPGAGGDATASAVVADIADIARGVRSAPFGVPAEGLLELVRAPMRRHEGGYYIRLSVPDVPGAFAGIATRMAERGISLESIMQHGGKRGAGREDGAPVGVILITHATSEHLVREALEAIHRDGAVKTPAQVIRIERE; from the coding sequence ATGTCGGAAACATTGCGCGTCGGCATCGCCGGGGTCGGCACGGTCGGCGCAGCGGTTGCGCGCCTGCTCGCAAGACAAAGCGAAGCTCTGGCTTCGCGCACGGGTCGAAAAATCATCGTGACGGCCTTTTCGGCGCGCGACCCGGGCAAGGAGCGCGACGCCGACCTCAGCGGCTGTCAGTTTTTCACCGATCCGTCCGCGCTCGCCGCCTCGCCGGCGATCGACCTTTTCGTCGAGCTGATCGGCGGCGCGGAGGGGCCTGCGCGCGCCAGCGTCGAAACCGCCCTGACGCATGGAAAATCGGTCGTCACCGCCAATAAGGCGCTGCTCGCCGCCCATGGCGTGGAGCTTGCGGCCCTGGCCGAGCAAAAACATGCCGCGCTGGCCTTCGAGGCTTCGGTCGCCGGCGGCATACCCATCGTCAAAACCCTTCGCGAGGGACTGGCGGGGAACTCCATCCGCCGCGTCTACGGCATCCTCAACGGCACCTGCAATTACATCCTCTCCCGCATGGAGCGGGAAGGACTCTCGTTCGAACAATGCCTCTCCGAGGCCCAGAAGCTCGGCTACGCCGAGGCGGACCCGACCTTCGACATCGGCGGCTTCGACACGGCGCACAAGCTCTCCATTCTCGCCTCGCTGGCCTTCGGCGTGAAAATCGAGCCCGACGCCATAGACATAGAAGGCATCGAGCGGGTGACTCTCGCCGACATCGAGGCGGCGGCGGAGCTCGGCTTCCGCATCAAGCTGCTGGGCGTCGCCCAGCGCACCGCCGACGGCGTGGAGCAGCGGGTCCATCCGACCATGGTGCGCAAATCCACTCCGATCGCCGAGGTCATGGGCGTGCTGAACGCCGTGACGATCGACGCCGACGCCGTGAACGAACTGACGCTGGTGGGACCGGGCGCCGGCGGCGACGCCACCGCTTCGGCCGTCGTGGCCGACATCGCCGACATTGCGCGCGGCGTGAGATCGGCCCCCTTCGGCGTGCCGGCGGAGGGGCTTTTGGAGCTGGTGCGCGCACCGATGCGCCGCCACGAAGGCGGCTATTACATCCGCCTCTCCGTACCCGACGTTCCGGGCGCCTTCGCCGGGATCGCGACGCGAATGGCCGAACGCGGCATTTCGCTGGAGAGCATCATGCAGCATGGCGGAAAGCGCGGCGCCGGCCGGGAGGATGGCGCACCCGTCGGGGTCATCCTCATCACTCACGCGACCAGCGAGCATCTGGTGAGAGAGGCGCTCGAAGCCATCCATCGTGACGGCGCCGTCAAGACCCCGGCGCAGGTCATCCGCATCGAGCGGGAATAG
- a CDS encoding fructose-bisphosphatase class II family protein yields MIQKAFAEDQSIERFLALALARVTERGAVAAARLRGRGDEMAADRAAARAMRAELDRLPIQATVVIGENDHGSLPSSLGPGETVGAGGGARLDLAVAALEGSTLCAKDMPGAISVIAMAKEGSFLRVPDVYMDKIAIGPGYPPGLVDLDREPSQNIEALAREKNVASSEITVCVLDRPRHADLIAKCREAGASVRLISDGDVAGAIFTAQPQKTGVDIYLGRGGAREGVLAAGALRCVGGQMQGRLVIDNSEKLASAARIGIEDPFRKYDMAELASGDVILCATGVTEGPLLDGVVFEKATISTETVVYHSFTGTVRRIRAEHRADRLQD; encoded by the coding sequence TTGATTCAAAAAGCCTTCGCCGAAGACCAGTCGATTGAGCGGTTCCTTGCGCTGGCGCTGGCCCGCGTCACTGAACGAGGCGCGGTGGCGGCGGCGCGGCTGCGCGGGCGCGGAGACGAAATGGCTGCAGACCGGGCGGCCGCCCGTGCGATGAGAGCCGAGCTCGATCGCCTGCCGATACAGGCGACGGTGGTGATCGGAGAGAACGACCACGGCTCCCTGCCCTCCTCGCTCGGCCCCGGCGAGACCGTCGGCGCCGGCGGCGGCGCGCGGCTTGACCTCGCAGTAGCCGCTCTCGAAGGCTCGACCCTCTGCGCGAAAGACATGCCGGGGGCGATTTCAGTGATCGCTATGGCGAAGGAAGGTTCGTTTCTGCGGGTCCCCGATGTCTACATGGACAAGATCGCCATCGGGCCCGGCTATCCTCCCGGGCTCGTCGATCTCGACCGCGAGCCCAGCCAGAACATAGAAGCTCTCGCGCGGGAAAAGAACGTCGCCAGCAGCGAAATCACCGTCTGCGTCCTCGATCGCCCGCGTCATGCGGATCTGATCGCCAAATGCCGGGAGGCGGGAGCGAGCGTCAGGCTGATTTCCGACGGCGACGTCGCCGGAGCGATTTTCACCGCCCAGCCGCAGAAGACCGGCGTCGATATTTATCTCGGCCGCGGCGGCGCCCGTGAGGGCGTGCTGGCGGCAGGCGCCCTGCGCTGCGTCGGCGGCCAGATGCAGGGGCGTCTCGTGATCGACAACAGCGAAAAGCTCGCCAGCGCCGCCAGAATAGGAATCGAGGACCCGTTCCGCAAATATGACATGGCGGAGCTCGCCAGCGGCGACGTGATTCTCTGCGCCACCGGCGTGACCGAAGGACCGTTGCTGGACGGGGTGGTTTTCGAGAAGGCGACGATCTCCACCGAGACCGTCGTCTATCATTCCTTCACCGGCACGGTGCGGCGCATCCGCGCCGAGCACCGCGCCGACCGGCTTCAGGATTGA
- a CDS encoding DUF930 domain-containing protein — protein MRLKIAFPAAVAVAHAFFTSAFAFDARTAKGLLRLDPNMRLEQVCDLAAMERIGKESAEFHPDRAKSDVITPPNHLGNILKADGAAFRSGRKWRRFSFTCRATEDHMKVIAFDYSIGELIPESKWDDYGLWR, from the coding sequence ATGAGACTTAAAATTGCTTTCCCCGCCGCAGTCGCCGTCGCTCACGCTTTCTTCACATCGGCTTTCGCTTTTGATGCAAGGACGGCCAAGGGACTTCTTCGCCTCGATCCGAACATGCGGCTCGAACAAGTCTGCGATCTCGCGGCGATGGAGCGGATCGGAAAAGAGTCCGCTGAATTTCATCCCGATCGGGCGAAAAGCGACGTAATCACGCCTCCAAATCATCTCGGGAACATATTGAAGGCGGACGGCGCCGCTTTCAGGAGCGGGCGCAAATGGCGCCGGTTTTCGTTCACGTGTCGAGCCACCGAAGACCACATGAAGGTGATTGCGTTCGATTACAGTATCGGAGAGCTCATTCCTGAATCCAAATGGGATGATTACGGCCTGTGGCGATAG
- a CDS encoding phosphatase PAP2 family protein, with amino-acid sequence MRAFEVFFSALTSLVLFCGAPAQAREANFVSPDQLGLAAMLPDPPADGADATKAELAELHRLEGARTEAEIASARFDEENENIFAFKSVLGDSFTMENLPLTAALGVRVKNDEGLDTALAKAAFHRVRPYNFDKTLHPVCKTKDKADAYPSGHATSGYLFALTLVDMVPEKREQLLARASDYAHNRLICGVHYASDLEASKLAAYALHAQMSLSAQYRSELAAARAELRQKLGFEPAR; translated from the coding sequence ATGCGAGCCTTTGAAGTCTTTTTCTCGGCACTGACCAGCCTCGTCCTGTTCTGCGGGGCGCCGGCGCAAGCGCGGGAGGCCAATTTCGTTTCCCCCGACCAGCTCGGCCTAGCGGCTATGCTTCCCGATCCGCCGGCGGACGGGGCGGACGCCACCAAGGCGGAACTGGCCGAACTGCATCGTTTGGAAGGCGCGCGCACGGAGGCTGAGATCGCGAGCGCCCGTTTCGACGAGGAAAACGAAAACATCTTCGCGTTCAAATCCGTGCTCGGCGATTCGTTCACGATGGAGAATCTGCCCTTGACCGCGGCGCTCGGCGTGCGGGTCAAGAACGACGAAGGGCTGGACACGGCCCTGGCCAAAGCCGCCTTTCATCGGGTGAGGCCGTATAATTTCGACAAGACGCTTCATCCCGTCTGCAAGACCAAAGACAAGGCGGACGCCTATCCGAGCGGCCACGCGACCTCCGGCTACCTGTTCGCGCTGACCCTCGTCGACATGGTTCCCGAAAAACGCGAGCAATTGCTGGCCCGCGCAAGCGATTACGCCCACAATCGCTTGATCTGCGGGGTGCATTACGCGAGCGATCTGGAGGCGAGCAAACTCGCCGCCTATGCGCTCCATGCGCAGATGTCGCTCAGCGCTCAATATCGGAGCGAACTCGCGGCGGCGCGCGCCGAACTGAGGCAGAAGCTGGGCTTCGAACCGGCGCGCTGA
- a CDS encoding TonB-dependent receptor, translating into MHKTWIGGPSLAAMSLVVSAAAMLPTFDQAFAQADIGEVKVVARQAKPKAKPKPAPHVVHHAEPHPVVVAHSAPVRSHAPARVVSQRPTAPSPVVAAGAGAGLPISSDAAIGTNAPPGSAPALSPSQAPLNSFEPASVVSDKILRDVVVPSGDYNEAVKYTPGFYSNNPNGPLGDAKGGWRGFQDGQYNITFDGIPFGDLNDPTHHSAAYFPAQFLGKVTLDRGPGAASQVGYATFGGTLALQSLELKDHFGGSLESYYGNFSTLVSAATLQSGLDEATGVRALMQYYHAETAGALQYNSVETNQWLLKADRQFGDINITGFANYGREHYDGGNTPGVQQYFLGGPTYAALGPNPFTAQYVGYNNSEKQTDMEYITAKAEYFGIRFKDTAYTYAYWYPSLQNNPANTATEGLSYLIGGADTITSVKIPLLLGGSTKQGFNVPVGDITGYVKNNDYRVWGNIFDATRDIEAGYASGTLRTGVWWERGDNWRLQEYINYTTGVTYPYYATSLLGAYQGAYKIDLGSHTQNVQPFIEYEWRPIENLSITPGYKFEAFTRNQTARINQTTISPQYYENTYRAGMPFFAARYKITPEVTVYGQASRGFLAPTVSAYYVFNPGMDNIQPQTTTNYQLGAVYKSGDFTGDIDVYQITANNFPVTYTDTTGLTTYQNGGSARYRGIEAEGTYKIIQGLAFYASGAYGNARFLNGQFAGLEVGGAPRYTAATGFIYDNGDIFGSIMHKVTGDLYGTSGNEAYWWGNLGTIALTNPAVNHIPAYHTTDLVLGYRTDYFSQVGFHNKVEFKFGVTNLFDNHGLTDIGGSPVGYLNPSIGGNNKFTSGAPFTYTSQAGRYIYGGVKVSF; encoded by the coding sequence ATGCATAAAACTTGGATCGGCGGGCCTTCGCTCGCCGCGATGAGCCTAGTCGTCTCGGCTGCGGCTATGCTGCCGACCTTCGATCAGGCCTTCGCCCAGGCCGACATCGGCGAAGTCAAAGTCGTCGCCCGTCAAGCCAAGCCGAAGGCGAAACCGAAGCCGGCTCCCCATGTCGTCCACCATGCGGAGCCCCACCCGGTCGTCGTCGCGCATTCGGCCCCGGTGCGCTCGCACGCGCCGGCCCGGGTCGTATCGCAGCGCCCGACGGCGCCGAGCCCCGTCGTGGCAGCGGGCGCCGGAGCCGGCCTGCCGATCTCTTCGGACGCCGCCATCGGCACGAATGCGCCGCCCGGCAGCGCGCCGGCGCTCTCGCCCTCGCAGGCGCCTCTCAATTCCTTCGAGCCGGCCTCCGTCGTCTCGGACAAGATCCTGCGCGACGTCGTCGTTCCCAGCGGCGACTACAACGAAGCCGTGAAATATACGCCGGGCTTCTACTCCAACAATCCCAACGGCCCGCTCGGCGACGCCAAGGGCGGCTGGCGCGGCTTTCAGGACGGTCAGTACAACATCACCTTCGACGGCATTCCGTTCGGAGACCTGAACGACCCGACGCACCATTCGGCCGCGTATTTTCCGGCGCAGTTCCTCGGCAAGGTCACGCTGGACCGCGGCCCGGGCGCGGCGTCTCAGGTCGGCTACGCCACCTTCGGCGGCACGCTGGCGCTCCAGTCCCTGGAGTTGAAGGATCATTTCGGCGGGAGCCTCGAGTCCTACTACGGCAATTTCAGCACGCTCGTCAGCGCGGCTACGCTGCAATCGGGCCTCGACGAGGCGACCGGCGTGCGCGCCCTCATGCAGTATTACCACGCCGAAACCGCCGGCGCGCTGCAATACAACAGCGTCGAAACCAACCAGTGGCTGCTGAAGGCCGACCGCCAGTTCGGCGATATCAACATAACGGGCTTCGCCAATTACGGCCGCGAACATTACGACGGCGGCAATACGCCCGGCGTGCAGCAGTATTTCCTGGGCGGCCCAACCTATGCGGCGCTCGGGCCAAACCCGTTCACGGCGCAATATGTCGGTTACAACAACTCCGAAAAACAGACCGACATGGAGTATATCACTGCGAAAGCCGAATATTTCGGCATTCGCTTCAAGGACACCGCCTACACCTACGCCTATTGGTATCCGTCGCTGCAGAACAACCCGGCCAACACGGCGACGGAAGGCCTGTCATATCTGATCGGCGGCGCCGACACTATAACCAGCGTCAAGATCCCGCTTCTTCTGGGCGGATCGACGAAGCAGGGCTTCAACGTCCCCGTCGGCGACATCACCGGCTACGTCAAGAACAACGATTATCGCGTCTGGGGCAATATATTCGACGCGACGCGCGACATCGAGGCGGGCTACGCCAGCGGCACGCTGCGCACAGGCGTATGGTGGGAGCGCGGCGACAACTGGCGCCTGCAGGAATATATCAACTATACGACGGGCGTAACCTACCCCTACTACGCCACTTCGCTGCTCGGCGCCTATCAGGGCGCCTATAAGATCGATCTCGGTTCGCACACCCAGAACGTGCAGCCGTTCATCGAATATGAATGGCGGCCGATCGAAAATCTGAGCATCACGCCCGGTTATAAATTCGAAGCCTTCACGCGCAATCAGACGGCGCGCATCAACCAGACCACCATCTCGCCTCAATATTACGAGAACACCTATCGCGCGGGCATGCCGTTCTTTGCGGCGCGCTACAAGATCACGCCTGAAGTCACCGTCTACGGGCAGGCTTCGCGCGGCTTCCTCGCGCCGACAGTATCGGCCTACTACGTGTTCAACCCCGGCATGGACAACATCCAGCCGCAGACCACGACCAATTATCAGCTCGGCGCCGTCTACAAGTCCGGGGACTTCACCGGCGACATCGACGTCTATCAGATTACGGCCAACAACTTCCCGGTCACCTATACCGACACCACGGGCCTGACCACCTACCAGAACGGCGGCTCGGCGCGTTATCGCGGCATTGAAGCCGAGGGCACCTACAAGATCATCCAGGGGCTCGCCTTCTACGCCAGCGGCGCCTACGGCAACGCGCGCTTCCTGAACGGCCAGTTCGCCGGGCTCGAGGTCGGCGGCGCGCCGCGTTACACGGCCGCCACCGGCTTCATCTACGACAATGGCGACATCTTCGGCTCGATCATGCACAAGGTCACCGGCGACCTCTACGGCACCTCCGGAAACGAAGCCTATTGGTGGGGCAATCTCGGGACGATCGCTCTGACCAACCCGGCGGTGAACCATATCCCCGCCTATCACACCACCGATCTCGTCCTCGGCTACCGCACCGATTATTTCTCGCAGGTCGGCTTCCACAACAAGGTCGAGTTCAAATTCGGCGTGACCAACCTGTTCGACAACCACGGTCTGACCGACATCGGCGGAAGTCCGGTCGGCTATCTGAACCCGTCGATCGGCGGCAACAACAAGTTCACGTCGGGCGCGCCCTTCACCTACACCTCCCAGGCCGGCCGTTACATCTACGGCGGCGTCAAGGTCAGCTTCTGA
- a CDS encoding MotA/TolQ/ExbB proton channel family protein yields the protein MEGLTINPVALFMQAGPVGKFVMMLLAAASLWCWAIIIEEIILIRRLRGAIAEAHEKGESDLLAPVIAEGRRAQSLRVPGESVGERRARIVETMGRAARKVLVATEGGLPNLAIVSSLAPFVGLFGTVWGIMTSFAGIAESQDTSLAVVAPGIAEALAATAFGLAAAIPAGFAFNRLGGSLAHTGESLGDFVEEKAISFVAAEAPAAPAPLAEAA from the coding sequence ATGGAAGGTTTAACTATCAATCCCGTCGCGCTGTTCATGCAGGCGGGGCCGGTCGGAAAATTCGTCATGATGTTGCTCGCTGCGGCTTCGCTGTGGTGCTGGGCGATCATCATCGAGGAAATCATCCTCATCCGCCGCCTGCGCGGCGCCATCGCCGAAGCGCATGAGAAAGGCGAAAGCGATCTGCTCGCGCCGGTCATCGCCGAAGGCCGTCGCGCCCAAAGCCTGCGGGTGCCGGGAGAGAGCGTCGGCGAGCGCCGCGCCCGCATCGTCGAGACCATGGGCCGCGCCGCGCGCAAGGTTCTCGTCGCGACCGAAGGCGGCCTCCCCAATCTCGCGATCGTCTCCTCGCTTGCGCCCTTCGTCGGCCTGTTCGGGACGGTCTGGGGCATCATGACCAGCTTCGCCGGCATCGCGGAATCGCAGGACACCAGCCTCGCGGTGGTGGCTCCCGGCATCGCCGAGGCGCTGGCCGCCACCGCTTTCGGCCTCGCCGCGGCCATTCCCGCCGGTTTCGCCTTCAACCGACTCGGCGGCTCGCTGGCTCACACCGGCGAGTCTCTCGGCGACTTCGTCGAGGAAAAGGCCATTTCCTTCGTCGCGGCGGAAGCCCCGGCGGCGCCTGCTCCGTTGGCGGAGGCCGCCTAG
- a CDS encoding ExbD/TolR family protein, translating to MGMSVGKRATGGFQPLAEINVTPLVDVMLVLLIIFMVTAPMMAAGMKVDLPQAHSAKPLNPKEPVVITIAKGGKLMLNADEVPLDRLVDAVRAKVNGDLAHVIHLRGDKDAAIGDMVALMDRLSSHGLTHIAILSKREAPAKEAKGAGK from the coding sequence ATGGGAATGTCCGTCGGAAAGCGTGCGACGGGCGGCTTCCAGCCGCTCGCCGAAATCAACGTCACGCCGCTCGTGGACGTGATGCTGGTGCTGCTGATCATCTTCATGGTCACGGCGCCGATGATGGCGGCCGGCATGAAGGTCGATCTGCCGCAGGCGCACAGCGCCAAGCCGCTCAATCCCAAAGAGCCGGTGGTCATCACCATCGCCAAGGGCGGCAAATTGATGCTCAACGCGGATGAGGTCCCGCTGGATCGGCTCGTCGACGCTGTGCGCGCCAAGGTCAACGGCGACCTCGCCCATGTGATCCATTTGCGCGGCGACAAGGATGCGGCCATCGGCGATATGGTGGCGCTCATGGATCGGCTCTCCTCTCACGGCCTGACTCATATCGCCATTCTGTCCAAGCGGGAGGCTCCGGCCAAGGAAGCCAAGGGGGCGGGCAAGTGA
- a CDS encoding energy transducer TonB family protein, translated as MSASPPGLRPAWLRPAAVGSALSAHAALVGVFLLAGDPPSAAYDSHDVSYVQEGDAAPLAQAESTPEEQLENAQSDVTQAAAQAQAEAAPKTQQQAENPLALEKPQTVAPDAVTLAETKQREEDPLNPTLKPKVQLAKLELPQTPDETPTEKTAAVRQTASAEAEAAAAAAAAERAGAADGKNAPSSAARARYGSKVLVEIQKHMFYPRLAKKAGVTGTAAIVFTVGADGHIVERRLERSTGSPELDHAALAMMDATVAPPPPLGRFQGRTTIKFDVKR; from the coding sequence GTGAGCGCTTCGCCCCCCGGCCTGCGCCCCGCCTGGCTGCGCCCTGCCGCGGTAGGCTCCGCCTTGTCCGCCCACGCCGCCCTCGTCGGCGTCTTTCTGCTGGCGGGCGATCCGCCCTCGGCGGCCTATGACTCCCATGACGTCTCTTATGTACAGGAAGGCGACGCCGCCCCCTTGGCGCAGGCGGAGTCCACTCCAGAAGAACAGCTGGAAAACGCGCAAAGCGACGTGACCCAGGCAGCGGCGCAGGCGCAGGCCGAGGCGGCGCCCAAAACGCAGCAGCAGGCCGAAAACCCGCTCGCGCTGGAAAAGCCGCAGACAGTCGCTCCCGACGCGGTGACCCTGGCGGAGACCAAGCAGCGCGAGGAAGACCCCCTCAACCCGACCCTGAAGCCCAAGGTCCAGCTCGCCAAGCTCGAACTGCCCCAGACGCCCGACGAAACCCCGACGGAAAAAACCGCCGCTGTTCGCCAGACCGCGAGCGCCGAAGCAGAGGCGGCCGCCGCCGCAGCGGCGGCGGAGCGCGCGGGAGCGGCCGACGGAAAGAACGCCCCTTCCAGCGCAGCGCGGGCGCGCTACGGCTCCAAGGTCCTGGTGGAGATCCAGAAGCACATGTTCTATCCGCGGCTGGCGAAAAAGGCCGGCGTCACCGGCACGGCCGCCATCGTCTTTACGGTCGGCGCCGACGGCCATATCGTCGAACGCCGCCTCGAACGGTCGACAGGCAGCCCGGAACTCGACCACGCGGCGCTGGCGATGATGGACGCGACGGTCGCACCCCCGCCGCCGCTCGGCCGCTTCCAGGGACGCACGACGATAAAATTCGACGTGAAACGCTGA